From the Homo sapiens chromosome 12 genomic scaffold, GRCh38.p14 alternate locus group ALT_REF_LOCI_1 HSCHR12_2_CTG2 genome, the window AACTCAGTACTATTGCTGCTATAAGGCTGACCAACAAGGAAATGGCAAAGCATCCCAGCAGGATCCAGTGCACCACCATATCAATTTTCCACTTCAGCCAGAGAAAAAGTGGATGAGAGGAACTGGCTATcttcagaaaatagaagacatTAAGGCAGGTGGTAATCCACATATTTAAGTAGTTGGCAAATGTCCAGAAGGTAAAAATGACtatctgttgtttattttttgtataaacatCTGGGTTCAGTACTATTACAATGCCATTTACAACCATTACACTGATCAAACAAATTCTGGCGATAACTAAATTGGTAAGGATGTAGTCAACTGTGgaaatctttttcttcttaatccAGTCAATCCAGTTGACTAGTGCAATGTATCCATTCCCCAATATTCCTAGTATGAATTCTCCAGTTATTAGGATTATAAAGATGTTATCTGCAGGACTGAACATGTTTGTAGAGAGAACAATCTGATTTCAAATATCACTGTAGATGAGCTAATTTACAGGTGACCTGTTAAAGCATGATAGATCAATTCTTCGAATCATGCAATAATGTTTTCATCTGCTGTTATTTCGACGTTGTTATTCTTCCGGAAGTGTTCAGCTCTCCTCTGAAATAGGATTGTCTCTACACTCCTGAAGATGAAACCAACTAATGAGCAGCTTGACTAGTTATTTATAGCCtggaaaaattataattattatcctTTAGTGAGTGATACCTGAAATGTTTGGCTGAAATTGCTCCCATGCAAATTCAAAGAGATTTTATATCATGAATTTGCAACAGGCTTCTTGCTGTAGCTCTATATTTGGATCTTCAAATTGAGTTTTGAATAGGGAGtcataaaaaaagagataaatgtttaataaaaaccCAACTGTgtaaataaaacttcattttcatCATGTAAGTTATAAATAAGCCACAAATCAGTTCTCCCAGATGCAAAGAAATTTTCACTTTGGAAGTAATTAGTACAATTAGATTGTAGATATTTAACATTTAGTCAGAGGATAATAATTCTTGTCTTCATTTAAACGGCTAATTAGGGAAGGATATAATACAAATCTAAttagaaatgacttttttttaggCAGGCACATGATAATATTTACTAagaatttgctttcttttcaattGTTCCTCagaagtgaaatatgccaggtaAAGATttgttatctttagtttttttttaatgtgacaaaTACCCTTGAAGACAATTCATTTCCTGAATCACTGTCTCTTGTATAATAAGCATTGTaatctaaaattaagaaaatttaaattttacattattctaGTTCCAATCAACTCCTTTTATAAGATTTGTAATCTCACAGTGCATATTATAGTCATATTTCTAGATAGGGCAAACACATAAAAAAgtaactacttgggagactgaggcagggggatcatttgaaccgggaggcagaggttgcagtgagccaagatcgtgccactgcactccaacctgggcgatacagtgagactctgtctcaaaataataataataattttttttttttacataccaGTATTTCCAAGGAATAGGACTAATTCTACTATTAAATtagatttatttgttttgggGTAAGGGAAAGTACAACTTAGCccaaaatacatttgaatgtaGGTAATACAAATCACAATACCCTAGGGCTTCTTGTATTTAAATAGTTCTACAATGTATACAACACATGCaggattttttctatttcttacatGTGTGTAATGTGTAACAGGAAAGCATAAACTTAATAACTTAAAGAAACCTAGTTATCTATAAACTACTGctggaaacaaaatagaaaagaaaatgatgcagagggaaaaaaatatgtCAGAGATTTCTGAGTTAGAAGGCTAGAGAGAACATTCCAGGGAATCTTTGGGAAATGACTTCTAAAATTGCCATCACCAGCTAGAGTACTCATGAACACGCTGACTACTGGGACCCTCAACCTTCTTTCTCAAGGTGGTTCTGCTATACATAACTGTGCCTCCTCTCTCTGTCAAACTTTCATTCTTGAGATTATACTCCTTTTCCCACATCATATATCATCTTAGATAGAATCTCATTAAAGattgtttttctcccttcttgaTCAAGACAAACCCTTCCAGAAATGGAGAGGAAAGGGCGGTGAAGATAAGGACCGGCCTTCATTTCAAAGTAGAGAGTTGTTTTGCATGATTGATTTTATAGCAAGGGTTGATGAGTTCTAAAATCTTTTCCCCAAAGCCTGTTTGCCTGACATTCTTCTACTCATTGAGTTCAAGGCCTTTGCCAGTATTTGTCAGAAAAGAAGTAGAACCTCTTTGTATTTAGTCAATgacataaaatgatgaaatgttaGTGTGGGAtttagatgcattttttttttctgcaacgaCAAAGAATATACGGTGCAATGATAACATTAGATTATCCATTAAACAAGACAAAAGTGTGAAGGAACACAAAACAAATCTTCAGAATCATGACAGATATTAATGACTTCCAATAGCATATAAGAGAAAATGAATGCAAACAAGAGAAGGGAGAATGCCTTTTGTTGATTTCTTTCATCCTTGTAGTCAGGATACTCTTTAGGGGTCTCTATGGAACAAAAGGCTTTCTTCTTCTAAGGAAACACTTCACAAATCTTAACATCTTCAGAAAAGCTTCCCTCAACTTGCTATTTCCCATaattagaatgaatgaatggcttgaTGGGAAAATGACAGTTACTATGTCACCAATCATCAACACTAATTTTCCCTGAGGAATCAGAGCGCTAGAGGTCATAACAAGAAAGACTGGGTAGTACACGATGAGGAGGAGCAGAAAGATGATCACTGCCTTTATGGCCCTCATGTGGGCCTCTGTACTGGGGTCTCTGAACCCTGTAGCATGCAGTCGAATCTGCTTGGTGTGTCTAACTAGGGAGAAAAGTAACAAGAAAAATGAGATCAGGCAAAGGATAAAGGGAACCATCACCCCCAGGTTCAGGGTTAACTGTTTGAAAGTACCTGGAATTTTACTCACTTTGAATTTCCAAGTAATGTTTTCTTCATGACTGACTTTGAAAAGGTGATACCACATATCATCATTCTTTGGAACACTAATAATTAAAGAGATAAGAAAGGACCCCAGAAGAATCGCAAGCATGACCTTGTTGATCTTTAGCTTCAGCCAGAAGAAAAATGGGTGCGATATATTGGCTATCTTGAGTAAATAGAAGATACTGAGGCAAGAAGTAAACCAGAGACTTGAATTATTGGCAAATGTCCAGACAACATTCACAATGCTTACTAGCACGCTATTGCCATATGTACCTGGAAAGAGCAGCATAAAGAAGCCATCTAATGATATTACACACAGCAGACAGATTCTGGAGATGGCCAAGCTGATCAGGATGATGTCAATCAAGGaaatatctcttcttttgagCCAGTCAATGCAGTTAACTAGTACAATGAATCCATTTCCCCAAATCCCTATGGTCAATTCACcagcaattaaaataatatatattgccTCTATTGCACTTGGCATGCCAGCAAAGACTTGTGATTTTTGAATATCACTGATGATGAATTGACTTTCAGCTGACCAGTGAAGAACAATGTATCTGTCTGCCTCTTAGACCATGATATAGTTgtctttatctctcctttttGTTAGCTGTGATGCAGATGAAGAAGATAGCCAGTCCTGCTCTGGGCTAGAGCTGCCTAAAGACTTCAATGATTGGGGCCAGTAATTTCCTTTGGTGCAGTGATGACTGAAAGCCTCTAGGATGCAAATGGGAATGGATCTGATTTCTTAAATTTGCACACTCTTTCTTATTTTAAGCTCTGTATATTTTGGATTTATCAATCTGAGCTGTTGACCAGGAACTTCAAGAAGGTATCAATTACTTGGAAAATATGGCTAGAATTTAATTTGCTGGATGACTATCCATCCTTGTTAGTATATTGACATAGTTATTGCTATTACAGATTCTAGGTTTACTGTGTTAGCTTGTGTGGCCAGTTTGCTTGCTTGGTTGACTAAAgctttaaacaaattattattaacattaaatgAGGCTTAAATGGCATAACTGGTGGAATGTAGAGGAAAGAATCTAAAGGTGTAGGAAGATAGGAGTATTAAGGTGAATTTATCATATGCGAACTTCACCTTCTCCCCATTATATGACTTAAGAGGGCCAAAAGGACACTCCATTCACTAGGGCATTGAGAAATACATTAATTAGGTAATTCCCAATATCCTCAAAAAGCTCTGCAGTGTTTGTCTTCTCAACTGAAGATACAATGAGGGAAATAAACATGACATTGTAGTGTTGTCAGCAAATGAGACACGGAAAATTCTGGTTTAGATGTTAGGGTTTCTTAGAGTGTTCTTGCTTTGTACCTGAATGTAGCTTCCATACAtagaaaaaatagtcaaaatactGGTCACTTATCTTTAGAATGGAAACAGATCAGCCTGAACAGTGAGGAGGACAAAGAGCAAGAAAGTGATATTTTTGGAACTAAAAAGCGTGATAGATATACAAGACTCTTCAGTCTGAACTGAGTGATAAGAATACATGCTCTGAATTTTCTTAGCTCTATTTTTTGGCAGCAGGTGTATTATAAATATTAGTATGCTAATTATACACAcattggaaacacactgtttcaTTGGGACATATTGAAACATGTCATTGGGCATAGTAgaacatatttgaaataatagaaaaaggcACACAGCAATACACAGTTCccagaaatattattttgaaactaatattaaattttaaggcAATATTAAATATTGCTTATCAAACAAACACAACAATACAAAgtatttaatgagataatgtgtCATATGTTCAGGGTTTTAgacaaaataaagagataaaaattaatcttgcagaTTTTTATGAGAAAGTAAATAGCTATTGTTATTCTATTCAGTGAAATTTGGGGTTTCTTTCATGCTTCTCTGTGAATTTTGTTTCTGAAGAAATATCAGATTATACAACTCAAAAATACACACTGTGCTTGTCATGACCAAAGCCATAAAACAGGTAATATTCTGAGAAGGACTTCACTAGAGTAAAGAAATTGATTTGCATGCAACTGACAGACAAGGTCGCACCATGTTCACATCTCAGGGAAtgcaatatttcattattttaattaaactttttgaaagataaaattttgtgGAGGGGAATAAAGTAGGTTCAAGGTTATTATTTGGAAATGGAACTACTCTGGGATCAATTTGTAATGTCCAGAAAAGATGAAGATGAAAATATATCATGTAGGAGGGTGATTAATAACTGACATATTAAAAATTCCTGGTAAATCCAGATATAGAATCCAAGCTTGCCTTCTGAATCATGGTCTTTCCCACTACCTCACTTCTTTTCCTTAGCCGTGTGGAATACTGATCAATTTAAGAAAGTTATGCCTATATTCAAATGTAAACGAAAATATGCTATAGGATATGACCAGAGTTACCTAAGGGCCTATACTTACTAAAATGCCACCCTCTTTTATCTTTCCTTGCtataaataaaacccaaatgaTCTCAATTTATTTGACACCGTTGAatatgttttttttgtgtgtattgtgtgtgtgtgtgagtttatgTGTTATTTGCCCTTTGGATTTTATCTTAGCATTGAGAAGTTAAAGAGGGATCCTAGCTGACAGACTTTAACATCTATTTTCATTGCAGAAACACTTTAATCTAGAATGTTAGTTTATTGATTATttctgtctctactagaaaacaGATGAAATACTGGGAAACTTATGACATCATTTCCTGTATGTCTTTCTATGAGAAGTGAGCAAACACAAACCTACTTAGGCagatatttcttaaatttcattttctttcctttgtttaaaTACTTTTTACCATTCTTTAGAACCTTACATCTTTTACAGGCATTTGTCCTTGAGTTATGCCACTGATTATTACTGATCAAGAGAAATGACTATACTCTTCAGATTTATAAATCAAGAACAGGATACTGCGATACTGTCCTATTTTCTGACAACTTATATTTTGAATAGTTGCTGACTTTATCTCCTACCCCATTCTAAACTCTTCACTATATCCATTGGGATCCCTAGTAAACCATTAGCAGAAGCCATATATTCTCATTTGTTTCTCTAACAgttcactttattttcttcatttgaacTCGAGGTTCTGGAACTTTTTTGTTCAATGGACTACTTTGCCAGTCTGGTGCATGCTATAAtttcagaataatgtttttaagtgcatgaaataaaaatatttgaaatgtataaGGAATCCATATATATATGCCTTTTTCTTGCAGTATGAAATATATTGTTAATATAATATAGGAATTTATGTGCTTTTTAATTGACATAACAAAAATATCTGGCAGATAAAGACTAGTGGTGAAAGTAAATGACAATAGGAGGTACCTGTAACGACAAAAATTTTTGGCTTCCTGAAGTGAAAAAATTACAGATACTGCTGGTATGGTATGTGCTTGTTACTTACATTCAAGACAGAAGAAATACTAGACTTAAGCTAaggattaataaaaataagtatataatttgGTGCCCCTCCCAGTTCATTCATCACTCATGTCCatgaatcttttcattttaatactCTACAATTAAATCCTGTGGCAGCTGTTTTCTCTCTCACACCCTCATAGAAGTGGGTCTAAAGCTGGGATGggtgtttttctttccctctcgTAACTTTCAGATTACTctactctctttcctttttccttttttttttttttttttttgagacaaagtttcactgtgttgcttaggctgttcttgaactcctggcctctagtgatcctcctgccttggcctcccaaaatgttaagattacaagtgtgagtcactgtgcctggccagattatTCTCCGTCTAATTCCTCACAAGACATACAGCAGTTCATTATCTCCTGTCATCACTCTATACAAAATATTACCTTTCCTTGTCACAATCATAAGCCAGTCTTCCTTCCTTGATTTTTGCTTTCTACCTGAAATTAAGTAGTTAAATATACTAAATTTCACCACCATTCTTTTTGCTAAAGTTCCCCTATCTTTTTGTTGGATGAAAtaatcttctattttttaaaaaaattcattcagtaatcttgtttgttgtatttttctttttttaaaatttaattatggaCATATAATAGTTGTACAGATGTATGGGGGTACATGTGAACCTCATGAAAACAGAGCAATATAAAGACCCCTGTTGAGAAGGGATAACATGAATGAGAAATATGCATGTCTCTTTAAGAAGAGGAACAGTCTTAATTAATGGATAACTATATAGAGTCAATAATTCAAGCATAAAACACTTTATTATAATAGCATATTGGGAATAGTCTTGTCTATTTGTATAAAAATGgtgaagaaatagaatatttgggATCCATGGagacaaataatttatttgctaAATAACAAAATTTGGACAAGGcttgaaatatatataacagTTAAGAGCTTCAGCTCTGGTGCCAGACAGCTGGAGTTGAAGCTTATTCTCAGTTTTAATGATTGTGTGATTTAAATTGTGCTgaatcttttctttctccaatgTGTAAAACATTGATCATAGTGCTATCTATCTCATAGAAATATTATACTTAAATAAAGTCTTGcatttaaaatacttagaatagtTCTTACCATATATACTCAAAAAAttttaggtactattattattgaattttttgGCATTCCATTCAATAAATCACGATTCTCTTATCTAGTTGTTTTGCTATAGAGCCTTTATTAATGTGTCTTAATTACAATTTCCTATCCATAATATTTGGccaaatttcacattttatgattgccatagtttgaatgtttgtattttcttcaaaattcatgtggaaatgtaatccctaatgcaacaatattaagaggtggggccttttagGAGATGATTATGATGGGTTTGCCATTATGATGGGATTAAAAGGCCTGAAGGGAACTAAATAGGTCTTTTAACCTTTCCCCTCTTCTGCCATGAAAAGATACAGCATTCAAGGTTCCATGTTGGAAGCAGTGacgaagccctcaccagacaccaaacctgccacTGCCTTAGtcttggactttctagccttcagcactatgaaaaaataaatttctgttatttataaactaCCTCATCTCAGATActttttatagcagcaaaatggactaagacaatgccAGTCAcatgaaatcataaaatatggCAACATAATAGTTATG encodes:
- the TAS2R9 gene encoding taste receptor type 2 member 9, translating into MPSAIEAIYIILIAGELTIGIWGNGFIVLVNCIDWLKRRDISLIDIILISLAISRICLLCVISLDGFFMLLFPGTYGNSVLVSIVNVVWTFANNSSLWFTSCLSIFYLLKIANISHPFFFWLKLKINKVMLAILLGSFLISLIISVPKNDDMWYHLFKVSHEENITWKFKVSKIPGTFKQLTLNLGVMVPFILCLISFFLLLFSLVRHTKQIRLHATGFRDPSTEAHMRAIKAVIIFLLLLIVYYPVFLVMTSSALIPQGKLVLMIGDIVTVIFPSSHSFILIMGNSKLREAFLKMLRFVKCFLRRRKPFVP